TGGACATGCCGCCCAGGAAAGGCGAGTCCTCGACCAGCACGGTGCGGAGCCCGGCGCGCGCCGCGGTGATGGCCGCCGCCGTGCCCGCCGAGCCGCCGCCCACGACCACGAGGTCGGCCTCCTCGGCGACCGGGATTCGCTCCTCGGGCACGACGAGGGTCGCGTGCGCCATGGGTGGGCTAGGCGCCGGGCGCGGGCTCGCCCGAGGCTGCCGCGGCTCCCCGGAGGCGCTCGGCCACGTCGGGCACCGCCTTGAGCAGCATGTCGAGGCGGGCGATCTCCGGCCCGGTCGTCGCAGCGAGTGCCTCGCGGTACGCCGCGAGCGCGCGGTCGAGGTCCGCCTCCTTGCCGGGCACGATCGCGTCGCGCTCGCCCAGGCAGGCATTCACCTGATCGACGAGCGCCTCGAGCCGCTTTTCGCCCTCCTCGCCGAGGCGCGCGCCGATCATCTCGCCCCAGACCTGCGAGAAGGCGTAGGTCGCCGGCACCTGGCGCCGGAGACCGCCGGTCAGGAGATGGAGCCGCTCGGCGATCGCCGCCACCGTGTTGAGGCCGCGGCGCGAGGTGAAGGCGTTCAGGCGCGCCAGCCGCTCGCGCAGCCGCTCGACGCCGTAGTGCGCGGCGAGCGCGCTCACCGCCTCCGTGAACTCGGCCTGCGTCAGGAGGGCCATGGACGCGCCCCGTCATGGCCGGTCGGCCGGAGGCTGTCAACGGCCGTTGCGTCGTGGTAAGCGGGACCGCCCAACCCACCGGAGGTGATTCCATGGCGCAAGAGGTCGCGCTCGTCACCGGCGCCTCGAGCGGAATCGGCGAGGCGCTCGCCCGCCGCCTCGCGCGTGACGGCCGGCATCTCGTACTGGTTGCCCGGCGCGGCGACCGGCTGGAAGCCCTGGCGCGCGAGCTGACGGACGTGCACGGAGTGGCCGCCCACGTGATCGCCAAGGACCTGGTCGAGCCCGGCGCGGCGCGCGAGCTGCTGGACGACGTCGGCCGCCGGGGGTTCACCGTCGACTGGCTCGTGAACAACGCCGGCTTCGGGACGGTCGGCCGCTTCGACCGCCTGCCGGTCGACGGTGAGCTGAACGAGGTCCGCCTCAACGTCGAGGTGCTGGTCGAGCTCACCGGCCGCTGCCTGCCCGCGATGGTCGCGCGCAAGGCCGGCGTGGTGATGAACATCGCCTCCATGGGCGCCTTCGCGCCCGGACCGTACATGGCGACCTACGCCGCGACCAAGGCGTTCGTGCTCAGCTTCTCGGAGGGCATCGCCGCCGAGCTACGCGGCACGGGAGTACAGGTGCTCTGCGTCTGCCCCGGCTTCACGCGCACCGAGTTCCAGGAGAAGGCCGCGGTCGACGTGAGCGGCGTCCCGAGCTTCGCCTGGATGTCGGCGGAGCAGGTCGCGGACCAGGCAGTGCGCGCCGTCGGGCACGGACCCGTCCTCGTGAACGGGACGATGAACAGCCTGATGACCGCGGCGCTGCGCTTCGTCCCCCGCGGAGTGGTCGCGCGCGCGGTGTCCCAGTTCCTGAGGCCCAGGGAGGCCTGATGCGCGTTGCGGCTGCGGCGCTGGTCTGCGTGCTCGGGGTCCTCGCGACGGCGGCGGCCGACGAGGCGCCGCTGCCCGAG
This genomic window from Deltaproteobacteria bacterium contains:
- a CDS encoding SDR family oxidoreductase, producing the protein MAQEVALVTGASSGIGEALARRLARDGRHLVLVARRGDRLEALARELTDVHGVAAHVIAKDLVEPGAARELLDDVGRRGFTVDWLVNNAGFGTVGRFDRLPVDGELNEVRLNVEVLVELTGRCLPAMVARKAGVVMNIASMGAFAPGPYMATYAATKAFVLSFSEGIAAELRGTGVQVLCVCPGFTRTEFQEKAAVDVSGVPSFAWMSAEQVADQAVRAVGHGPVLVNGTMNSLMTAALRFVPRGVVARAVSQFLRPREA